One Rhinolophus ferrumequinum isolate MPI-CBG mRhiFer1 chromosome X, mRhiFer1_v1.p, whole genome shotgun sequence genomic window, CGGAGCCTTCGCTGACGCTGGGCAGAGCACGATGGCGGCACCTACTGCCCAGTGATGCAGGGTGACCTGCTCTGTCCCGACGAGCGTGAGCCGGTGCCTGCCTCCTGGAAGGGTTCGCAGCAGCACTCTCCCCACCTTCTCCCGTCCCTCTCACCCCAAGCTGTTCCATCAGGAGCTTGGCTTCATCTCCTGGGAGCAAAGAGCCTGAATGGTTGAGGGAGACAAGTTATCAGGTCACCCCAGATCATCTCTCTGGCTGAGTTCCGCCAGGTTATCTTTTGGTTCATGACACATTTTGAGACAAAACATAGCCACGCTCTGAGCACTGGTCTGTTTTCAAGGGGAGGAAACACAAGGAAGGTGCCCATGTGCGAGCTGATCACGGAACTTTGAAGAAATTAGACTGACCATTGGGGGTTGTGCCATTTCTTTTCAATCgaatgttcaacaaatgtttgagtTGAATTGAATGGTGTTAGACTCTCTCTGGGtgatggcttttttttaaaaaaacagactttTGGAACACCTagttcaaagagagagagagtaccAGAATCTTCTACGGCAAACCCTAGAACAGAAAACTCAAGAATTGTATCACCTCCAGTCACAATTCAAATCTGATGGTGAGTGATCTTCCACTTGCTCTGACTTAACTGTGTCACACCGtttaaaatggggctaatattCTAGTCAGCCTTGACACAGCTGACGTTAGTCTCTGTCGAACCAGTAAGTAATGCAGTAGATTCTGGAATACtaaccaataaaaaggaactactGGTAAATTCAAAAACACGGATGAATTGCAAATGCattattgctaagtgaaagaagtcagattcaaaaggctacatactatgaCTCCATAAATACAGAATACTTTACACAATATACTGttaaaggcaaaactatagggagagaaaacaaatcagAATGGGTGGGGGCCTGAGACCATGAGAACCTTTTAGGGTCATGGAAATTTCTGTGTCTTGACTGTAGTGGCCATGACTGTCACAGTTCACAGTGCTGCGTAACTATAGGGTGCTTTACTGTacaaattatacctcagtaaaccTGCCTTGTTCATTTTGTGCCACTTACTAAAGGGCTACAGCTACCTCTTGGAATGGATAAGCTCTGATGCAAAACCTCAATAACTGAAACCATTTCTGCATTTGATTTCCAGTGCAGTTAGCAATGTGACTCCtcagaaaaggcattttaaagataggaataagcatttaaaatgatAGACAAACATACTAAATTCCATACAGGTCGTACGTAAGGATTATTTGAATTGCTAGAGAGTGAATCCAAGAACTACAGATTGTTGTGCAATGCGTATTAGAGCAACTGAGTCAGGCTGAATGCATTTCCTCTTCACATCACATTTACATTCTGGAATAGTTTATTTCAACCAACTTCTTTTGAAGAGTTTTACTGTTACACatcaatatattacatattacaggGAATCCAGCGTCCCCGCCTGGGcagaggacagataaagaccttGTAGACTGGTTACAACTGCAAGGAGCAGACGCAAATGCAATTGAAAAGGTACATTTACACGCCCCCTCCCCCGCGCGCCCCCAAATAACCCTATTCCTATGTTATTACAAAGCTGCTTAGCTCCTATGTATTTGCTCTTGGTTTCAGATTGTTGAAGAGGGTTATACACTTTCTGATGTTCTTAATGATATCACTAAGGAAGATCTAAGATACCTTAGACTACGGTAAGAACAGCCTCAAAACACTTTGTATAGTAGAAAATGGCTTTTTCATGTGATTATGCTTTTACATAAAGCAGTAGAAAAAGTGCTGGTACCTTTTCCTATGACTTAGTCAGAAAGCTCCAAACTCGGGAGTTTTCCCGGGTTGAAGCTGGAAAAAGCCGAGAGGTGGCAGAAGCTGAAAGTCTGGCAGGAAAAGTCAGCGAGAAGTAGGAAGGTGACAGAAGCGCTCTCCTCCTCCTGCCATTCGTGCTATTCCCGAACCCTTTCTTTAAACTGCGACCTGCATTCTCATTCCCATGGCATCTTAAATGGCCCGCTCTGTACAGATGCACCAGCACTCCTGTACATACCTCTAGGGCCTAAGTGGTAAATCCGTATgtgaaaagaatgtatttctattttaggTAAGCTTTGAAGACTAGATGGCAAACCTAGTCAAGCCTAGACTTACATGCTCCAGTTTTGGCCATAAGGGGTGTTGCTTTGACTCTAAAGGAGACTCTCACGTTCTTTCGTAGTGGTGGGCTCCTCTGCAGGCTCTGGGCTGCAGTCTCCCAGTACAGAAGACAGGCTCAGGGGGCCCTGGCCACCCCCGATGACGCTTAACCCGTCAGCTGGGCCAGGGCGCAGAGGGAGCAAGGAGCTGATGTCTCTGCCGCTACAGCATTACTGAGATGGTTTCTTTTAACCTGTTGTTAACGTGTTATAGGTGAGTAGAACTGTATGTATTGTGAGAACAGTGATTGTGAACCCTAATTTTGATTAGGGTATTAcagaattcttaaaaatgaattttaatatatttcaatgaaaaaattaGTACACCCTATATAGCACTTGTTGGAAAGGTGAAACAATGGgtgtttaaaataacaaaaaggcTGGAAATCACTGTTTCAGGCTACACATTACTATTAACTGGCATTGCacttaaatttgaaaaagaaaattgatatgAATGTACCTTGTATTTAATGTTTGATTATGAACGTATAAATGGAGATAACTAAGTTATTTGGCCTTTGCAATGATTCTGAAGTATTCCTATTTAAAAGTAGAATTGTCTTTCTACTTGCCTGGTTGTAATAAATACTACGTGCATTAAGGTACGCTGTGGGGGTAATGTGAGTATGCCAAGGGAATGATCCCCCCACAAAAAGGTGACAGAGTGGGACAGACATACAAGgaactgtttttccttttagtaatTAAAACGTATTTGTTCAAATAGTATACAACTAAATCAAATAAAACTGTGTTAAGGAAATAGTTTGAAAGAAGGTTGAGCAAACTCTATACTGCCTATTTTAGGCCTATACAAATCTAAATAACCTTTAATATTCACACTAAATAATTAAGTGTGCAATAACGTCTTATAACGCAACACTATATAAACTGCATGCAGTTCCTACCTGAATCTACATACTTTCCTATGGGGTTTCCCTCCTTAACAAAGTTTGAGAACAAGAGTTCCTTCCAGTTGCTGTCAAACAGCCCACTGAAGGTGGAACCACGCATACGTGCACTCTCCCGTTAACTGACGGACTTGAACTTGATCCACTGATTTGCACCCCGAACTTCAAAAGGTGGCTCGTTGGAGTAGATGTGATACCCTAGTTCTTCCAAAGGCGGTTCAGGATCGGCTGTAGCAAACTGGGCCGCGTCCTCAATTTCCTTCCTCACTTCAACATCAATTTCCTGAAAATCAGATTTACAGTTGAAGAGATTTCTTTGCATAAACACCTTTGGTACTGACTAGTTCCACTCAGAGCCTGTTACTGGTATACCTACAGTTCTTCTAGTACTAGAAGTATTAATAgctgttatttttcaaagatgttaGTTTTTAACTAAATGACACAATGAATGATCTACCGAGGAACACTTTGGAGTACAGaggtcaacatttaaaaaaacagatattCCCTGGCAAGGGaacatttatgaataaaaaatcaaaagtatatttctagggaaaaaaattgtgttcTTGAGGGGGCGGTTAAAGGCTTTGCCAATATGACTGATTAGTGTCCTGTGGTAATACATACTTTCCCATTAGGAGCGGCAGCTTTTTGTGTAGAGAAAAATCGACTGGTCAGAAAGAAGAGCCTGCCGTTAAAGGCAGACTTGCAACTACCGAGAGTGACGGTACCTTTAATTCTTCAACACTGGCAAGATTGCTGTTCACCATTCTGTCCTTGAGAAGCATGATCGGGTCACTCTTACTTCTCACTTCCTGAATTTCTTCTCGTGTACGATAACTACAGGGAGGGAAACGTAGTGAGAAGTGGGTAAAAACAGGTCCAGCATAACAAAGAGTTCTGGGAAACACCTATGTCACTGAGGAAATGGCAGAATTACACTTTCAAAGTACAAGAACTCAGCCTAACATTCTGTAAGAGCTCCTTGTATCTCTTTTATAGAAAATCCTACACTGGCAATTCACCTGGCTTCTCCAGCATTCTCACAACAGGGGCCAAGTTTTTATTTGCTGCTTTGATCTAGAGGCAGGGTATGAAGAAGTGGTAGAGCCTCTTTCTGTCTCACCCTTTTAAGCTCCTACATTTCATGTGGGACGTGGAGATGTTTTTATGCGGTGACAACCACAGACTTTGAGGCAGCAGAATGCCAAGCAGGAAATAAAcgtctttcctttctcccttaaGACCCCAGAGGAGTGTGGCCAGCAAAAACTCGAATAGGAGGTTTTCCAATTCTTGAATCTGTAATACATGCTTGTCCCACATATCGTTTGAAATAACACTAGAAACAAGGGCTCTACCATTCTTTGAAAGCAGCAGAATTATTACAAAGTGCATTTTTCCATATAAGTTGCTCTTTATAACATATTCCCTTAGAACTCCATTCTACACTCAGACACTTGTTATGGCTTACTCTGACTAAATCTCCTACTGTGTGTCACACTCTGGGACTGCAGCATTACATGAAAGAGTTACTAAGTGACAAGTAAAACTCCTTTTTATGACTGATCTCATCTAAAATTTTGAATACTCCACGTGCTAGCTGGCCTTGCTCCATGCCAGCCAGaagaacattttcaaattatgaCTCTGCAGGAAGAATGTGCCATGAAGAAATTTGAGGTAATGCCCACAAAAATTAAATGACCCCCAATATACTACTTTACCATTGCTTTATGGAACAATTTCTCTCTGCAACTTTTTTATTGCTGCTCATGCTAGTATGTAGACACCACATATAGTAGGGATTTTCAGAATGCTTTCTATATCGGAACCAATTTATCGAGAGGCACTGCTTTCAGGCCAGGACTCAAATAACTACTTGATGCCAAGTAATTCAGTGCATGAAGCCAACTGGTGTCTGGCTtcaaaagtaaatattgaaaCGCTTTGCTTTTTCACGTGAGTAGCACCATTCAAAGCCCACCCAACTCTGGACACCATGTTCAGATTTCCCATGACCATACCTAACTCCAGGATCACTCATGCTGTGCCCATGGTAACGGTAAGTCTGCAGTTCCATCAGGATGGGCCCCTGAAACGGAACCCAAGGGAGACAGGTGAGACAACAGGCACAGCACACCCTTTCGGGATCAGAGACATTCTCATCACATCTTCTATAAATCAGCTGAGCTGTCAAGAATTTATTAGTTGACTGATCCTTAAGTTATCTCTTCTCATTTCTAATACCGATTTATTGCATGTTTCAGTCTCACTTTTAACAGGAACCTAATAAAAGCAACCTGCCATGGCCTCTTTTGAATCAAAAAGGCATTTAGCATGTGATAGTAAATAAAGAATTGTCTATTTCATCAACATTGCATTTGATGCACAATCCTACAAAAACAGCTTAAAGGAAGAGAAACCTATTAGAAAGCAGAtatggcagagggagagggatggCTTTTATGAGTATCTTCAGGGCAACAGGCTAGTCTTTTTCCCCCCGTCACAGATGAAATGATCTACAAGCATTCTGATCCTTTTAAAATGCTACagaaaaatactaatataaaCTCTAACGAAACAGATTAAAAGCAAACCACTATGTGTGCTGGAAAGTACAGGATGGGAGAAGTAAAGATATGCTGGGTAGGTGAATTTCCACCTCACACCCATTTCCGGCAGCATTTGTGCAGGGGATGGCAACCAATCCTGCTTCACACAGATCTGGCTAACGTGCCATAAAGCTGACAGGCACCGAGGACCTGACACTTAACCCAGTGACTCTGCTGGAGTCTGGTCTGGCCAGCCCGGTTACCACTAGCCAGCTTGCTCATGCTACACTAGCTCCCTTGCGGAAAACGACTTTAAAtggaggggaaggaggtgggTCAAGGATCCCTGGGCAGTGTGGTGCAGCAGTTGTAAAGGGGGACTCTGAGTTCAAGTGCTTGGGTTCCAATCCTGGCTGTAACATACAGTAGCTATGTACCCTTAACtgctctgcgcctcagtttcctcatctgcaaaacagtaATAACCTAACACAGAGTCGTGCCAATTAAATCATACATAAAAGGTGCTTAGTGCGTTAGCTGACATACGTCAATCCCTCAATAACTTGTCACCTATTGTTATGTAATCCAGCAGCCAGAAGCACAATGGGTTGGGCTAAGTCGGTGGTGATAAGGGGGTTTGCAGACCCTCCCCTAATTCCAAGATTAGGCTTTGGTCAGCTGGGAAAGTCAACACATGATGTAAACCACCGATCTGTTTCCATGTAGTGATGGAGCCACATATTCTTCTGGGAACTGCGAGAGGGATGGTTGGTACCCACCACCCAGGCCTGGACCCTTCGTCCTGGATGTAGACTGCTGGCCTACTGGCGCCAACCTGCCATCCTAGTCAtgctccattttattattctcacTTCCTCTTGTTTAAGTGCTCTGTATTTCCCTCCCTGCTTCACCTTTTCACCACTGCTAGCCAAATCTTATTTGCAGAACTgcctgaacacacacacagggggaCTCACTGAAAGGTAAACCTCAGGGGCTTGCTTTCTGGGCTGTGGAACACTGATTTAGGGAGGACATCTTTGGATTAGCTCTGATGGCACATACGCCTCTTTTCAGGCCAATCTCATTGTTTCCCTCTTGCTCTACTGCTGTAACTGAAAGGTCAAGATTCTTAGGACGGAAACAGCAAGACTAAGATTATATACTTTAACCATGAGATTTAACTTACAGAATACAAACTTATACTGAATGCCTATCTTATAAGCAAAGTTCTGTGCTGAGCACTGTGGGGGTCCCCAATCTGTTAACTCAAGGGGCTTATAATTAATGGGGGGTTGGAGGCACATAATTAACCAAACCAAAAAGCAAACCAGATTAAGTGTCACGATGAAGACAGAGGCAAAATGCTGAGGAATCACTGGAAGAAAAGAGTTACCCCAAGTGGGGGCAACATGGAATGTCTCCCTGGAGGCAAGCTACCAAGACGGTGCTATTTATGAAGGGACCCAATGCACTGGACTGGACTCTGCTTCTATCTTCTGTACAAGTCAATCAGCAGCCGCCCCTGCATAGCTACGACAGACATGGGGGAGGCATTCTTTTAACTCTTAGATAAGTATCATTAGAAACGTCTAGCCCAGAGGCCTACGAGAAAGTCTTACCTTTCCAGATCTACAGTGAGAGGCTGCAAACTTTGTCGCCTCCCGGACACACAGGACATCCATTCCATCTACCTGTTAATACATGTGAAAGGGGGCAAAGCATAAATCAAATTGTCTAAAACCATTTTAATTCTACATGACCTGTTCCCTGCACTAAGGAAACAGAACTCTTCAATTTGAGGTTGTCAAGGGCACGCAGAGGTATCGTGCCAGGAAGGTGTAGCCCTGGCTCTACATCAGGTGTCCTTACCCTCAGCCCAGGAATGAAGTCGCCTCTCTTATAGTAATCCGTGCTGGCTGCTGCTCTCTCAACAGACGTTCCCATTCCATAGCGGTtattttcacagatgaaaataCAAGGTAATTTCCACAAAGCTGCCATATTGTAAGCTTCAAATATCTGACCCTGGAAATATGTAAAAAGTTCAAgtggtttcatttttctattttcctctagACTTCACCATCCTAACAGCTGCTGTTCTACCTTGCAGAGAAAGCTTTCATAAAGGATAAAAAGCCTCATCTTCTATAAGCAAGCTATTGAGGAAAGAaatgtgtgttggggtgggggaggaggggagaagcagTAAGCACCGTCTTTTGCAATTAAGAGAAGTGACAAACCAACCACCACCACTTGTTTCTTGGGGTCAAAGCAATAGTACCGACTACACCAGAGAAAAGACGAACATGTAAAAACATGTGGCGTcctagttttatgttttattataaacataaaactGGATAACAGAGTGAACCAGTGTCTGAGAATCAGCTTCCAGAGCAGAGCCCCACAAAGTGTCATCCACAGACTGGTGATGACTCAGACGGTGACAGGAGAGGCAGGACAGAGTCAGAGCTCAGAAACTATACTACGAGGAGTCGGACGATGCCCAGGCCTCTGAGAGACTGAGTGTGCACATTACAGTGCTGGTTTAAGAATCAGTTTGCAATGGGTTAAAATATAAGCAGATCCTTCAGCACAGAGCGTGTGAAGCACTGGGGTAGAGCTACGGACAGCACCCTCCCAGGAGTGCGCTCCTATAAAGCACTTGGGAAACATGCCAAGAGGCAAACCTCTAGTTTGGCCATAAAAGCAACTTTTAGCTTGCCCTGTGAAGGGCTATTTCAACTGAGAAGTAACATACGACTCCTCTACAAACTGACCTATGAATATTCAACACTGTGGAAATACAATTGTATTCGTCACTGGAAAGTTAAGAGACACGTACTCACCTGATTGGCAGCGCCATCACCATATAAAGTCAGACAGATCTCATCTTTCCCGTTGTACTTACAGGCCAGCGCAATGCCAGCTCCCAGGGGCACCTAATAGTAACGACCAGCAAGAAAGGAACCACAGACACCCATGAGTGGGGACATTAATGCTCTGAATTTTAACTCCTGGCCAGAGACAGAAATTACACTGTCGCTACAAACTCTTCCTACCGCAACCTTTCCTCTGCTGACCCTACCCCCAACATTATACACAAAGCAGGAAAGTAAGATGAATACTTATGATACTCTATTTCAATCATTTAAGCAATAACATTTCTGCACTCAAAGATTCAACTACTAAGTCTAAAAATGAAAcctaggtttttttctttttaaaaaacatactgtAGAATCTCCACATATTAGAAAGGAAACCAAAGAACCTAGGTAGGATTTTATGCTGTTACCCCTTCATAGCCCCCTCACTGAGGAGGAGAAGGACTATATAAGCACAGAAGTCGGCCTGGGTTCTAAGCCGGCCCGACATCCTGAGCACCTGACTCTCCCTGTCTGGCACCAGCATCGGCACTGCCTACAGCAGGGAGACGTCGGGAAGGTAGATGTTATGAAGCAATTAATGTatccacatataaataaaaaggtgAGGGGACAGCTCCACTGCTACAGCCTGTTGCTTACTTATAAAACCTAACAAATACCgaaaaggaaaaactttaaaTCATGGTCCAAACCTATTTACTAAATGAGCAAATGGTAGGGTAGGAAGCAATAGATCTTTTAAGCACACTAAGCCCCCAAAGTACTAAAATACATCAGAGAAAAATTCTCTGGCGTATGAACTAACTACGTTATACAAAGGCACAGGCCGGGGCCAAATCTAGGAGAACACGCGATCCTCGCTGTGACTACCTGAGCTCCAACGATCCCATTGCCCCCGTAGAAGTTCTTGGCGTACATATGCATTGATCCTCCTTTTCCTTTAGCACAACCGCCTCTTCGTCCTAGAAATGGcagcagacacacacatgcatcacacaaacacacaagacAAAAACCACACCCCAGGCATTTACTTAGAGGTTCAACATTAGAACTCAGAGGCCAATTCAATTGTATATAATCAACTGCCCCTCTAAGCAAACAGATATCCCTCGTCTCCAGACTTTTATAATGAAGACCACACTAGTCCCCTGTCCTTCACCTTCCAACCTTTCCAGCTCTCTAATTACTGAGTTTCCTTCAAATGTTAGCATGGTAACCTGgactttttttttgccaattatAAACATCTTCTCATTTCTCCTACAACGGTCTTCTAAACAGTTCAAGAGTCAAAGGGGACAAAGACGAAAGGATATTTAAGAAGATTCCTCGAATTTAAATTTCATACCATGTCATGCTTCTACTCTATTTTCTATGACTACTAGATTTCTGCTGGCATGCTTGAGTATAATAAACACATTCGCATTTTATAGAGCCAACCTTTTAAAGCTTTTATCTGAGGGGTTAGATGACCCCCAAAATGGTCAGTTCACTCAAGCACAACAGAGGTAACAGAGCACCAAAAAGGACAGGATTTTGTTTAACTCAAAAaggttttaatattaataaacatgATGGTTAGCATCTTAATAGGAGAGATTTGAAAACTTAAttaatttcccctttttgtaaACCAATAATAGCAAACCTGTAAGCTCTGCAAGAATTTCTCGGACAGTAAGCCCACGAGTGAAGGTAAAGCCATGAGCCCGATAGGCTGTGATCAGATGGTCTGTGGGATTTATGCCAGCCTCCAGGCCCACACAACAAGCTTCCTGCGTTAAAGAAGCAGAGATGAGTCAATACAATACACATTTCTAGATAAAAGGTGTCCTATATACTGTTATGAAATATTTGGCCTAATCACACTCTTCATTAGTAACTATAGAAAGCAGctcatttttttcatcagaaacagAAGGTAAGGCCTAAGCCAGAGGCCATAAACTGGCAATCCACAGATGTGCTGTTTCCTTTAGCCTGTACGGCGatttgaaaaaacattaaaatattgaaGGACTCTTAGATGAAAATCAAGACTTCAGTCTTCTcttgaagaaatgaacaaacaggaAGCATTAGCCCCGTATTTCCATATGACACCAACTGGCTGCAACCAAGTCTTAACACCCCCTGCAGCTGGGACCTGCCCGTTCCAGTTCACCACCAATCCAGTCCTTGTCACCActgttttttttctaacttttatttattttaagtgtgtttttccaggacccgtcagctccaagtcaagtagttgtttcaatctagttgtggagggcgcagctcacagtggcccacgtggggatcgaaccggcaaccttgttgtaagaGTACcgcgctctcaccaactgagctaagccGCCACCTCACCACTCTATTTTTTATATAGCTGGGCTTCTTCCCTCATTTATTCTACCTACCTGGTCCCTGTAGGCATTTGAATTTATAACTCTTGGTCTAaacctataaaacaaaacaaaacacacacacacaaaaaccctcCCCCCCATAATATATCCAATACAGGTTGTCACAATGCCATAAAGGCATATGAAATCAGCAATGGGATGTGTGAATCAATTCTTTAGCATAAGCTTCATAGCACGTCTCagaattctcatttttattctaaCATACCAGCCTGGAATCCCTCGGATGCATAAGGCAGGGTTAAAAGCCACTAAATACAAACCACACTTAAATTCCTGAATAACGTGGCTTTTTTACAAAACTCCCACTCACCTGGCCATCACACAAGTGACAGAAACCACGAATAATTTTCTGCTTGTACAGCTGATCTGCCTTTAACTCCATTCGGCGAACAGTCTGCATCATCCTGTAGTATTTGAGCCCATCCTCCCTGGTGAGCACCGTGGTGACGGGAGGGCCCTCTTCCAGCCGGTGAAGGTCACACTTCTGAAATGGAAAGTTATCTTTCAGTGACTACAATGTAAACACCACCAACCCATTCTAAGAGCTAACTCCATCACAAACAACATTTCACTCAAAAACCCACAGGAGCACGTCAGGAATTCCGCATGTTGCTGCTCATGCCTCGTGTCAGAAAGCTCCCTGcaatgggagggggtttgggaggaAGGCAATCTGTCTAACATGACTTTCACGGAAAACTTCTAGAAGTCAAATGAGCTATAGGCTGAAAGACGAACTTTCAAAGAAGCAGTCTAAGAATCTTCTCATTCGAATGTTTTACTGAATCACATTCTAAACTTTGGAGAAAGTCCTTAAATTTTTTAGCTCATTC contains:
- the PDHA1 gene encoding pyruvate dehydrogenase E1 component subunit alpha, somatic form, mitochondrial; the encoded protein is MRKMLAAVSRVLSGAAQKPASRVLVASRNFANDATFEIKKCDLHRLEEGPPVTTVLTREDGLKYYRMMQTVRRMELKADQLYKQKIIRGFCHLCDGQEACCVGLEAGINPTDHLITAYRAHGFTFTRGLTVREILAELTGRRGGCAKGKGGSMHMYAKNFYGGNGIVGAQVPLGAGIALACKYNGKDEICLTLYGDGAANQGQIFEAYNMAALWKLPCIFICENNRYGMGTSVERAAASTDYYKRGDFIPGLRVDGMDVLCVREATKFAASHCRSGKGPILMELQTYRYHGHSMSDPGVSYRTREEIQEVRSKSDPIMLLKDRMVNSNLASVEELKEIDVEVRKEIEDAAQFATADPEPPLEELGYHIYSNEPPFEVRGANQWIKFKSVS